The following are encoded in a window of Arthrobacter antioxidans genomic DNA:
- a CDS encoding PhoH family protein gives MSETSTGINAAGLDTRVFLFDSTEQMVQALGSNDEALRLIEESFPGVGLHARGNELTITGPSADVLRTERLVAEVRSMAANNAPVSPQVLEQLVTMLKTQSAARPAEVLSVNILSSRGRTIRPKTLNQSTYVDAIDRNTIVFGIGPAGTGKTYLAMAKAVQALQHKEVNRIILTRPAVEAGERLGFLPGTLNDKIDPYLRPLYDALHDMMDPDSIPRLMAAGTIEVAPLAYMRGRTLNDAFIILDEAQNTTPEQMKMFLTRLGFGSKMVVTGDVTQVDLPSGTSSGLRVVSEILRDVDDVYFSELDATDVVRHRLVGDIVSAYGDWDETQRAAQARTGRPAAAR, from the coding sequence ATGAGCGAAACTTCAACAGGCATCAACGCGGCAGGACTCGACACCAGGGTGTTCCTCTTCGACTCGACGGAGCAGATGGTGCAGGCGCTGGGATCCAACGACGAGGCGCTGCGGCTGATCGAGGAGTCCTTCCCCGGCGTGGGCCTCCACGCCCGCGGCAACGAGCTGACCATCACCGGCCCCTCGGCCGACGTGCTACGGACCGAGCGGCTCGTCGCCGAGGTCCGCTCCATGGCCGCCAACAACGCGCCCGTCTCGCCCCAGGTGCTGGAGCAGCTGGTCACCATGCTGAAGACGCAGAGCGCGGCCCGTCCGGCGGAGGTGCTGTCCGTCAACATCCTCTCCTCGCGCGGCAGGACGATCCGCCCCAAGACCCTCAACCAGAGCACGTACGTCGACGCGATCGACCGCAACACCATCGTGTTCGGCATCGGCCCGGCGGGTACCGGCAAGACCTACCTCGCAATGGCCAAGGCCGTGCAGGCGCTGCAGCACAAGGAAGTCAACCGGATCATCCTGACCCGGCCCGCCGTCGAGGCGGGGGAGCGCCTGGGCTTCCTGCCCGGCACACTCAACGACAAGATCGACCCGTACCTGCGCCCCCTGTACGACGCCCTGCACGACATGATGGATCCCGATTCCATCCCGCGCCTGATGGCGGCCGGGACGATCGAGGTGGCCCCGCTGGCCTACATGCGCGGCCGGACGCTCAATGACGCGTTCATCATTCTGGACGAGGCCCAGAACACCACCCCCGAGCAGATGAAGATGTTCCTCACGCGCCTCGGCTTCGGCTCGAAGATGGTCGTGACGGGCGATGTCACGCAGGTCGACCTGCCCAGCGGCACGAGCTCGGGCCTGCGCGTCGTCAGCGAGATCCTCCGCGACGTCGACGACGTGTACTTCAGCGAGCTCGACGCCACCGATGTCGTGCGGCACCGCCTCGTCGGGGACATCGTGAGCGCCTACGGCGACTGGGACGAGACCCAGCGTGCCGCGCAGGCCCGTACCGGTCGGCCGGCGGCCGCCCGATGA
- a CDS encoding hemolysin family protein, giving the protein MTIWLLALMGLLFALTAALVTAAEAAFSYLPRQEGEALVAESRTHSIRRILDAPVAHMHALRFWRVWFEMAGAVAVAILFHDLLDSVWLAGLLATAVMAGVGFVIVGVSPRQLGRTHAPGVVRLTAGLVSFLCTVLGPIPRWLVRIGSSITPGAARDEAAFFTQEEFRELLSRASDAEMIEDNEAELIHSVFELGDTKVRSVMVPRTDMVTIESGSTLSQAMSLFLRSGYSRIPVIGESSDDIRGLLYLKDVVASLHGRPASNLARPVDAECRPARYVPESKPVGDLLRELQRESTHVAIVIDEYGGTAGLVTLEDLIEEIVGEIVDEYDSEVPEQEQLAGGEYRVSARMGIDDLGELFGLDLDDEEVDTVGGLLAKTLGRVPIVGSEVTIDGIGLRAERVEGRRNRVSHVITYRLPTGHAAHDERETIEADNERR; this is encoded by the coding sequence TTGACCATCTGGCTCCTCGCGCTGATGGGATTGCTCTTCGCCCTCACGGCCGCCCTCGTCACGGCCGCCGAGGCGGCCTTCAGCTACCTGCCGCGCCAGGAGGGCGAGGCCCTCGTGGCCGAGTCCCGGACGCACTCGATCCGGCGCATCCTCGATGCGCCCGTCGCCCATATGCACGCGCTCCGGTTCTGGCGGGTGTGGTTCGAGATGGCCGGGGCCGTCGCCGTCGCGATCCTCTTCCACGACCTCCTCGACAGCGTCTGGCTGGCCGGCCTCCTCGCCACCGCGGTGATGGCCGGCGTCGGCTTCGTGATCGTGGGCGTGTCGCCCCGGCAGCTCGGGCGCACCCACGCTCCCGGCGTGGTCCGCCTGACCGCAGGACTCGTGTCCTTCCTGTGCACGGTCCTCGGCCCGATTCCGCGGTGGCTCGTGCGCATCGGCAGCTCCATCACGCCGGGCGCAGCGCGCGACGAGGCAGCGTTCTTCACGCAGGAGGAGTTCCGTGAGCTCCTCTCCCGCGCCTCCGACGCCGAGATGATCGAGGACAACGAGGCGGAGCTGATCCACTCGGTGTTCGAACTCGGCGACACCAAGGTCCGCTCGGTCATGGTCCCGCGCACCGACATGGTCACGATCGAGTCCGGCTCGACGCTCAGCCAGGCCATGTCCCTCTTCCTCCGCTCGGGCTACTCCCGCATCCCCGTCATCGGCGAGAGCTCGGACGACATCCGCGGGCTCCTGTACCTGAAGGACGTCGTGGCGAGCCTCCACGGCCGGCCGGCGTCGAACCTGGCCCGCCCCGTCGACGCCGAATGCCGGCCCGCACGGTACGTCCCGGAGTCGAAGCCGGTCGGCGACCTGCTCCGGGAGCTCCAGCGCGAGTCGACCCATGTGGCCATCGTCATCGACGAATACGGTGGCACGGCGGGCCTCGTCACGCTCGAGGACCTCATCGAGGAGATCGTCGGCGAGATCGTGGACGAGTACGACTCCGAGGTACCGGAGCAGGAACAGCTCGCCGGCGGCGAGTATCGGGTGAGCGCCCGCATGGGGATCGACGACCTCGGGGAGCTGTTCGGTCTCGACCTCGACGACGAGGAGGTGGACACGGTCGGCGGCCTGCTGGCCAAGACCCTGGGCAGGGTGCCGATCGTCGGATCAGAGGTCACAATTGACGGTATCGGCCTGCGGGCCGAACGCGTGGAGGGCCGCCGCAACAGGGTCTCCCACGTGATCACCTACCGCCTGCCGACAGGGCATGCAGCGCACGACGAACGAGAGACGATAGAGGCTGACAATGAGCGACGCTAA
- a CDS encoding GerMN domain-containing protein → MNHQDPLKKSRLGLGGILLVSGGVLVGSGAFLLPDLGRLAGSAQMAPLPDPRATTATDGATTDPADAALRRGPAAGPSDAARPLVPVYWLGGDDGAERLFREYLTTPEESAGDPIADAVRLMTSGRPLDPDYHSSWRAASSISSSVSTKNVITLDISSDAFAQRLDEEQARLALQQLVYTATAAASDAGLIAGGEASSVVVLVDGAADHRAFGSVDLGGEWTRDAATLAPLWIIDPQEGTRTDPGSLTVHGIGPASEDELAWRIERSIDGSAEGGTELYRDGSVAIARQDGAPGAYSFPVTLPPGRYEITVSVPSDDGDSVDSKTVVVG, encoded by the coding sequence ATGAACCACCAGGACCCGCTGAAGAAGAGCCGGCTGGGACTCGGCGGAATCCTCCTCGTCTCCGGTGGCGTGCTGGTGGGCAGCGGCGCCTTCCTCCTCCCCGATCTGGGGCGCCTGGCGGGCAGTGCGCAGATGGCCCCCCTTCCTGATCCCCGCGCCACGACGGCGACCGACGGCGCCACCACCGATCCGGCCGATGCCGCGCTCCGGCGGGGCCCCGCCGCGGGCCCCTCGGATGCCGCCCGGCCGCTGGTGCCCGTCTACTGGCTCGGTGGCGACGACGGCGCCGAGCGGCTCTTCCGCGAGTACCTGACGACGCCGGAGGAGTCCGCGGGCGATCCGATCGCGGATGCCGTCCGGCTGATGACCTCCGGCCGCCCGCTCGATCCCGACTACCACTCGTCCTGGCGGGCGGCATCGAGCATCAGCTCGTCCGTCTCGACGAAGAACGTGATCACCCTCGACATCTCCTCCGATGCCTTCGCGCAGCGCCTCGACGAGGAGCAGGCGCGCCTCGCCCTGCAGCAACTGGTGTACACGGCCACGGCGGCGGCCTCGGATGCGGGGCTCATCGCGGGCGGTGAGGCGAGTTCCGTCGTCGTCCTGGTGGACGGCGCGGCGGACCACCGGGCCTTCGGGTCCGTGGACCTGGGCGGTGAGTGGACCCGGGATGCCGCGACCCTCGCCCCGCTGTGGATCATCGATCCGCAGGAGGGCACGCGGACCGACCCCGGGAGCCTGACCGTCCACGGGATCGGCCCGGCGTCCGAGGACGAACTGGCCTGGCGCATCGAACGCAGCATCGACGGCTCGGCGGAGGGCGGCACGGAACTCTACCGGGACGGCTCGGTGGCCATCGCACGCCAGGACGGTGCGCCGGGGGCCTACTCGTTCCCGGTGACGCTGCCTCCGGGCCGGTACGAGATCACCGTCTCCGTCCCCTCCGATGACGGCGACTCCGTCGACTCGAAGACCGTCGTCGTCGGCTAG
- the ybeY gene encoding rRNA maturation RNase YbeY: MSVEVNNESGHDVDEASLVRLANFLLESLFVHPEAELSIILVDTAAMERLHIEWMDEPGPTDVLSFPMDELRPGTPGRVTPAGLLGDIVLCPDVAASQGAAAGHGTKDELLLLTTHGVLHLLGYDHAEPEDEKEMFGLQRQLLSDFLGGDAPQETRA; the protein is encoded by the coding sequence ATGAGCGTCGAGGTCAACAACGAATCCGGGCACGACGTCGATGAGGCCTCCCTCGTCCGCCTGGCGAACTTCCTGCTCGAATCGCTCTTCGTCCACCCCGAGGCCGAACTGTCGATCATCCTCGTGGACACCGCCGCGATGGAGAGGCTGCACATCGAGTGGATGGACGAGCCCGGTCCCACCGACGTGCTCTCCTTCCCCATGGACGAGCTGCGGCCGGGAACGCCCGGCCGCGTGACACCTGCCGGTCTCCTCGGCGACATCGTCCTGTGCCCGGACGTCGCGGCATCCCAGGGCGCCGCCGCAGGGCACGGCACGAAGGACGAGCTGCTGCTGCTGACCACGCACGGGGTCCTCCACCTCCTCGGGTACGACCACGCGGAGCCCGAGGACGAGAAGGAGATGTTCGGCCTGCAGCGCCAGCTCCTCTCCGACTTCCTCGGCGGGGACGCCCCCCAGGAGACGCGCGCTTGA
- the dnaJ gene encoding molecular chaperone DnaJ, with protein MSNHYEVLGVAQGATGEEIKKAYRKLARKLHPDVNPGPDASEEFKAVSHAYEVLSDPQKRRVYDTTGNENGTDSGYGSGYSGSGFAFQDIFETFFGGGGQQAGAPSRTRRGQDALINVRIDLKDAVFGTNKKIEVDTAEMCPTCDGSCCQPGTSPRTCDICGGSGQVQRAVRSILGQVMTSAPCGTCQGFGTVIPSPCHECSGEGRVRARRTLTIKVPAGVSTGTRIQLAGQGEAGTAGGPQGDLYVEIRVATDSTFLRDGDDLHVTLSVPMTAAALGTTVHLDTYDGDQELDIKPGTQPGEILTLRGLGVTHLRSQGRGDLRVHLNVETPRNVDPQQEELLRKLAELRNEEYTDGQLASSGSGVFARLRERLGNR; from the coding sequence GTGAGTAATCACTATGAGGTCCTCGGTGTGGCGCAGGGCGCGACCGGGGAGGAAATCAAGAAGGCCTACCGCAAGCTCGCCCGTAAGCTCCACCCCGACGTGAACCCGGGACCGGACGCGTCGGAGGAGTTCAAGGCCGTCAGCCACGCCTACGAGGTGCTCTCCGATCCCCAGAAGCGGCGGGTCTACGACACCACCGGCAACGAGAACGGGACGGACAGCGGCTACGGCTCGGGGTACTCGGGCTCGGGCTTCGCCTTCCAGGACATCTTCGAGACCTTCTTCGGCGGTGGCGGCCAGCAGGCCGGTGCCCCGTCGCGGACGCGCCGCGGGCAGGACGCGCTCATCAACGTGCGCATCGACCTGAAGGACGCCGTCTTCGGCACCAACAAGAAGATCGAGGTGGACACCGCGGAGATGTGCCCCACGTGCGACGGCAGCTGCTGCCAGCCCGGCACGTCACCGCGCACCTGCGACATCTGCGGCGGCTCGGGTCAGGTCCAGCGGGCCGTGCGCTCGATCCTCGGCCAGGTCATGACGAGCGCCCCCTGCGGCACCTGCCAGGGCTTCGGCACCGTCATCCCCAGCCCCTGCCACGAGTGCAGCGGCGAGGGCCGTGTCCGTGCCCGCCGCACCCTGACCATCAAGGTCCCCGCGGGCGTCAGCACCGGCACGCGCATCCAGCTGGCCGGCCAGGGCGAGGCCGGGACGGCCGGCGGACCGCAGGGCGACCTGTACGTGGAGATCCGGGTGGCCACCGACTCCACCTTCCTGCGGGACGGCGACGACCTGCACGTGACCCTGAGCGTCCCGATGACCGCGGCGGCGCTCGGCACCACGGTGCACCTGGACACCTACGACGGCGACCAGGAGCTCGACATCAAGCCCGGCACGCAGCCCGGCGAGATCCTGACCCTGCGGGGCCTCGGGGTGACGCACCTGCGGAGCCAGGGCAGGGGTGACCTGCGGGTCCACCTCAACGTCGAGACCCCGCGCAACGTGGACCCTCAGCAGGAAGAGCTCCTGCGGAAGCTGGCCGAACTGCGCAACGAGGAGTACACGGACGGCCAGCTCGCCAGCAGCGGCTCCGGCGTCTTCGCCCGCCTGCGGGAGCGGCTCGGAAACCGCTGA
- a CDS encoding 16S rRNA (uracil(1498)-N(3))-methyltransferase has product MTRPLFFGPGEAVRAATPGGVFVLGGDEGRHAATVRRLGEGERLDVSDGAGYRIGGTISAVGNGTVEITVETAGQEPAPRHRLILVQALAKGGRDEQAVEAATELGIDAVVPWHAERSIVRWRGDKAEKGRQKWVSLVGAAAKQSRRSFVPEVHAVMDTSRLAAWAETVESMIVLHEDADLPLADQVSALLAGAPSGATSTAVVVGPEGGISDAELGKLSAAGAGTARLGPHVLRSSTAGPAALALLNHLLGRW; this is encoded by the coding sequence ATGACGCGTCCCCTGTTCTTCGGGCCGGGCGAGGCGGTCCGTGCGGCGACCCCCGGCGGCGTCTTCGTGCTCGGCGGTGACGAGGGGCGCCATGCCGCCACCGTCCGCCGCCTCGGCGAGGGCGAGCGCCTCGACGTCTCCGACGGTGCGGGCTACCGCATCGGCGGCACCATCAGCGCGGTCGGGAACGGCACCGTGGAGATCACGGTGGAGACAGCCGGCCAGGAGCCCGCACCGCGGCACCGGCTGATCCTCGTGCAGGCCCTGGCCAAGGGCGGCCGCGACGAGCAGGCCGTGGAGGCGGCGACCGAACTCGGGATCGACGCCGTCGTGCCCTGGCATGCGGAGCGGAGCATCGTGCGCTGGCGCGGCGACAAGGCCGAGAAGGGCCGGCAGAAGTGGGTGTCGCTCGTCGGCGCCGCGGCGAAGCAGTCGCGCCGCTCGTTCGTGCCGGAGGTGCACGCCGTGATGGACACCTCCCGCCTGGCCGCGTGGGCGGAGACCGTCGAGAGCATGATCGTCCTGCACGAGGACGCCGACCTCCCGCTCGCCGACCAGGTGTCCGCGCTGCTCGCGGGCGCTCCGTCGGGTGCGACGTCGACGGCCGTCGTCGTCGGACCGGAGGGCGGGATCAGCGACGCGGAACTGGGAAAGCTGAGCGCCGCGGGCGCCGGGACCGCGCGTCTGGGCCCGCATGTCCTACGCTCCTCGACGGCCGGCCCGGCGGCCCTGGCGCTGCTGAACCACCTGCTCGGACGCTGGTAG